A single region of the Aquila chrysaetos chrysaetos chromosome 18, bAquChr1.4, whole genome shotgun sequence genome encodes:
- the C18H5orf49 gene encoding uncharacterized protein C5orf49 homolog → MASPAPGPGAAEAAGGRRRRPPLSALSAFSSVPAGRAAPPELRYFHREAETGDVSTYDAIFKRPEGYNKNLHRCDREHAKSRGLNINEEERARPVAVLSSSEYGRRINKPIEEPIRDHARINHVQAEFYRKNGITCLLEKPSPGLDPC, encoded by the exons ATGgcctcccccgccccggggcccggCGCCGCTGAGGCGGCGGGaggaaggcggcggcggcctcccCTCTCCGCCCTCTCCGCCTTCAGCAGCGTCCCGGCCGGGCGGGCAGCGCCTCCGGAGCTCCGCTACTTCCACCGGGAGGCCGAG ACAGGAGATGTTTCCACTTACgatgccatttttaaaagaccaGAGGGTTACAACAAAAATCTTCACCGATGTGACAGAGAACATGCAAAGAGTCGTGGTCTTAACATTAATGAGGAG gaaaggGCAAGACCTGTCGCTGTTTTGTCATCTTCAGAGTATGGGAGACGCATAAATAAGCCCATAGAGGAGCCGATCAGAGATCATGCAAGGATTAATCACGTGCAGGCAGAATTCTACAGGAAAAATGGCATCACCTGCTTATTGGAAAAACCTTCTCCAGGCCTGGATCCATGCTAA